DNA from Halorarum salinum:
CCCCTCCGGGACGTCCCCGAGAAGGAGGTCGCGCTGTACGCTCACCTGCGCGACCTGCCGGCCCACATCACCGAGTGCCCGCACTCGAGCGAGGCGTACCGCGGCGAGATACGGGAGCTGCTGTTGAAGTTGGAGGAGAACCACCCCGGAACGCGCCACTCCATCATGGCCGGCTACGAGGAACTGTCCGGACTCGTGGCCGAGGAGTACCGCGGCGAGGGCGGCGCGGACCTCTCGGAGTGCGAGCGGTGCGGGTCGACGACGGTCCGCGACGTCTGTCGGAAGTGCCGGCTCGTCGAGGCGGTCGAGGCGGTGTAAACGGGAAACGGGTCGTCGAGCGCGTCGCCGTGGCAGGTTGCCCTCGCACGGAGGTGGCACGTCGGACGCGCCGCTCGTCGGTCACCGTTCCTTCGAAAGGCGCCCGCCCCGGTTCGGGGACGCGACCGCGAGCCAAGGTAGGCGATCGAACGGGCGTGTCGGCCGCCCGCGGTTCGGAATCAGCCGTGAACGTGGGTTCGTCCGCCGTTCCCGTCCGTCAGCGGATGACGTCGAGGCCGTTGTGCTGCTCGCGCTCCTCGCGGCCGCCGTCGGACTGCCAGGCGGCCTGGGAACTGCCGTTCGACGCGGCGTTCGTCCCGACGTCGAGGTCGCCGCTCCCGGGGTCCTCGATGCTGGCGCGTGACTTGTCCGCCTGCTTCTGCGTGCTCGGGCCGAGCACCTGGGCGCTCTGGACGCCCGTCATGATGGCCATCACTCGAACCTTGCCCTTGTACTCGTCCTGGATTCGCGCGCCCCAGATGACGTTGGCGCTCGCCTCCAGGCGTTCGGTGATGTTGTCGGCGATGCCCTCGGCCTCCTTCAGGGTGAGGTCCGGGCCGCCCGTGATGTGGACCAGACCGCCGCTGGCGCCGCGGTAGTCCACGTCGAGCAGCGGGTGGTTCATCGCGTCGTTGACGACCTCCTGGGTCTTGTTCTTGTCCTGGGTCTCGCCGACGAGCATCACGGCGACGCCGCCCTGGTTCATGATGGTGGACATGTCTGCGTAGTCCAGGTTGATGAGCGAGGGCTGGGTGATCGTCTCCGAGATACCCTTCACGGTCTCGGCGATGATCTGGTCCATCACCGAGAACGCCTTGCCGATCGGGAGGTTCGGAACGTAGTCCAGCAGCCGGTTGTTGTCGAGGACGATGATCGAGTCGGCCTCGTTGCGGAGGTTCTCGAGGCCCTCCTCGGCCTTCACGGTGCGGGCGCGTTCGACGTTGAACGGCGTCGACACCATGCCGACGACGATCGCACCCTGCTCCTTGGCGATCTTCGAGACGACCGGCGCCGCGCCGGTGCCCGTCCCGCCGCCCATCCCGGCGGTGACGAACACGAGGTCCGCGTCGCCGAGCACCTCCTTGATGGTCCCCTGGGCCATCTCGGTGGCGCGCGAACCCATGCTGGGGTCGCCGCCGGCGCCGAGCCCCTGGGTGAGCGACTTGCCGACGAGGATCTTCGTGTCGGCCTCGATCATCTTTAGGTGCTGCTTGTCGGTGTTGATGGCGACGGTCTCCGCGCCCTCGACGCCGATGTTGTACAGCCGGTTGATGGTGTTGTTGCCGGCCCCGCCCGCGCCGACGATGACGATCCGGGGCTCCCCGAACTCGTCGTCGTCGTCGCCGGTCTCGGACATCTGACGCTTTTCGGCCTCCGCGTTCTCGAGGGCGTCCTGGACGATGTCCTGCATCGTTACACCTTCGCCCAGCTGCGCTTGCTGCGTTCGCGGCGGGTGCGCTCGCCCGAGCCGTCGGTCTGCTCGTTGAGCATGTCGCGAACCGCCGAGCGGATCGCCTCGCTCCGGTTCGGGAACTCGCCCGTCTCGACCATCTGTTCGACCTCCTCGATCTGCTGTTTGGGTATCCGTAGTGTCACACGCTCCATTGTTGCATTCCCCCGGTAAGACGGCGAGCACGCGTCCGCGTGCCTCGGATCCGGGGCCGTCCGGGCGGCGTCCGCCCGGTGTCATCGGCCCGTAAGACGTTCCGTCTTACGCAGCCGTAATCACAGACGGATGTGATATAAATGTACCGGGGAGTGTAAGACGCTCCTCCGCGGCGCCGTCCGCCGGTAGGGTCTTCCTACCGGGTCGTTCCGGTCGCGCGCCGGTCCGGGAGCGGCTGCCCCGTCGGACCGGCAGACGCGCGTACGACGGCCAGCACCCGCGGTTTCGACCGAAACCCGTAGCCCCTGGGCCCGTAATACCGCCCGATGGGCCGATCGTTTCTGACCGTCGTGTCGTCGGCCGTTTACTCGGGGCCCTCGTTTCAACCCTCCGGCCCGGGCGGTCATCGCATCCGGTTCGTTGGCTCCGTGGGTCGTGGCCCCGGCGTTTACGGCGGCGAACGTACGCCGTCGCGGAGGATATCACACGACGGTAGCTGACCGAACGGCCGTCGACCGAGTAGCGGTGTACGTTCGCGTACACGTCACGCGCGATGAAGAAGTATACTAGAGAGTCAGCCGCGTTGACGGTCACGTCGGCGGCGGAGCACTGCGCCGAACGAAAACGGCCGACGCGACGGCGTCGGAAACCCGGCCTCCCGATAAGACGACGTGAGGGCCGTGTAAACACGGTCGAGACGGCCGAATATGCGTGTCGGCGAGGTCGCGGGACGTCGTCCGCCGATTCGAACGCGGTGTCGACGCGTCCGGTGGTACGACGCCGCCCGCCCCGGCGGAACCCACCGTCGGCCGTCCGTCCGACGCCCGTTCCGGTACCCCACGTCAGGGCCCGGCAGTAGCCGGCGAACTGCCTTTGCGGGTTCCGAACTGAGTCGGCCCCATGGAGCACTTCACGGAGACGCACGTCGGCATGACGGTCGTCGACCAGCGGGGCGAACCGATCGGGAAGATCGCGGGCATCGAGGGGGGCACCGCGCGACTCAAGCCCGGAACGGGCGTCGAGTCCCGGATGGGCGCGTCCGCGGACCCGGAGGTCGACGCGCTGGACGTCCGCCCCGAACAGGTCGAGGCCGTCACCGACGAGTTCGTCCGCGTGGACCTGGACGACGGGTGAGGCGACCGCGAGGGAACGCCCCGTCAGTCCTCAAGGAACGCCCGCGTGGCGGCGCGGCACTCGTCGTCGTCGAGCACCGTCCCGAACGAGTCGTGGATGCGCTCCCGTTCCTCCGCCGACGCCAGCCCCGCGGCCGCCGCCCGCTTCGCCGTCCTCGTCGCCGTCGGCGGCGACTCGGCGATCGACGCGACCAGCCCTTCCACGGCCGATTTGAGTTCCCCGTCCGACACGACCCGGTTGACCAGTCCCCACTCGCGGGCGCGGTCCGCGTCGATGGGCTCCCCGGTCAGCGCCAGTTCCATGAGCCGCTTCCGACCGACGGTTTCCGCGGCGCGCTCCATCGCGTACGGCGGGTACGCGCCGATGCTCGTCTCCGGGAGCGCGAACCGGGCGCCCTCGACAGTGACGGCGAGATCGGCCGCGGCGACGAGTTCACAGCCCCCGCCGTACGCGTGGCCGTTCACGGCGGCGACGACGGGCACGTCCAGCGTCTCGATGCCGAAGAAGGCGTCCGAGAGACAGGCCGCCAGTTTCCCGACGTCCGCTTCGGTCTCGACCGCGTCGAGCGCCGCGACGTCGTCGCCGGCGCAGAACGCCTCCCCCGTACCCGTGAGCACCGCGACTCGCGCCTCGGCCTCGGCCCGTTCGAGCTGCTCGACGAGTTCGCGCCAGTCGGGGACGGTGAGCGCGTTCCGCTTTTCGGGCCTGTCGAGGGTGATCCACGCCGCCTCGTCCGCCACGTCGTACGAGAGCATGGAGGCCGATTCGCGAAGGAGCCTCAAGGAGGTTGGGAGCGACGGAAACCGGACGACTACGCCGAGGTCGTCCGAGTGGTCGGGGGAAAACTGGAGGACGAGTCGGAGGTGAGTTGACTCGTTGACACCTCCTCCGAAGGAATTTGATATCGCGTCATTCGATTTACCGGACCGGTCGATCGGTCGCCGCAAACGCCCCTCCGCTTCCCCGAACCTTATGCCGCAACGGCCGAATCCGGCAAGTATGGCGACGAAACTCCCCGAATCCGAGTTCGACGGTCGGCTCACGCACGTGCGCGGCCGCCTCGCGGACACGGACGCCGACGCGGCGACGTGGTTCGGCGCGACCGGCATCGAGTACCTCACGGGCTTTCACCACGTCCAGACCGAGCGCCCCGTCGTCCTCGCGGTCACCGACGAGCGGGTCGAGATCACCGTCCCGCGACTCGAAGTCGAGCGCGTGGCGTCGAACCCCCGCATCGACGACGCCCACCACTACTTCGACTACCCCGGCGGCGCGCCCGTCGAGGTCGCCGCGGGGATGCTCGAGGGGATGGGCGTCGAGTCGGTCGTCTCCGACGCCGACGGCGCCCCCGGGGTGATGGGGTACGAGGGCCCCGCCCTCTCGGAGTTCGTCGAGGTCGACTCCCAGTCGTGGACGACCCGGATGCGCTGGGAGAAGACCGAGGCGGAGGTCGACCTGGTCCGCGAGTCCGCGAAGTGGGCGAACCTCGGCCACCGGTACCTCGCGGAGTACACAGAGGTCGGCGCCCACCCCGCGACGGTGAGCCAGCGCGCCTCGACGGAGGCGTCCCGCGCGATGCTGGACGCGCTCGGCGACCGGTACTCGGTGCGGGTCCGGGGGAGCGGTCCGGTCCACGCGGGCTACATCTCCGGCGAGGAGACCGCGCTCCCGCACGGGCACACGCCGAACGAGACGCTCTCGGAGGGGGACGTGCTCATCACCGGCGCGTCGGCGAACGTCGACGGCTACCGCTCCGAACTCGAGCGGACGATGTTCGTCGGCGACTACACCGACGAGCAGGAGCACTACTTCGAACTCATGCTGGAGGCCCAGACCATCGCCATCGACGCGCTCGGCCCCGGCGTCCCGATCAGCGACGTGGATCGGGCCGTGTGGGACTACTTCGAGGAGCAGGGCGTGACCGACCTCGCGCGCCACCACGTCGGGCACAACATCGGGCTCGACGGGCACGAACCGCCGTACATCGACCGTGGCTGGGGCGAGTACGACCACGTCGACGAGGGCGACGCGCTGATGGCGCCGGGACAGATTTACACCATCGAACCGGGCCTGTACACCGACGAGGCGGGCTACCGCCACTCGGACACGATCGCCGTCACCGAGACCGGGACCGAGTGGCTCACCTACTTCCCGCGTGACGTCGACTCGAACGTGATCTGAGCCCCGGTAGGGGGATTCGTGATGACCGGGACACCCATCCTCGACGGCCACACGGACGTTCTCCTCGACGTCCACGGGTCCCGCTCGGGCGACCGATCGTTCTCGGAGCGGTCCGCCGAGGGGCACGTCGACCTCGCCCGACTCCGGGAGGGGAACGTCGCCGCCGCCTTCTTCGCCTCGTTCGTCCCGACCCCGGACGGCGGTGCCGGAGGGGGCAGCGGCGACACGGGGAACGGAGACGTCAGCGAGGGTGGAGCGGTCGGACGCGCCGACGAAACCGACGACCGCGAGCCAACCAAACTCCCGAAGCGGGTCGACCACGACGTCGCCCGCCGGGAGACCGGACGGATGCTCGACCTCCTCGATCGATGGGCCGACGGGATCGACGGGTTCCGCCTCGTGGGCGACGCGGCCGACCTGGACGCCTGTCTCGCCGGCGACGTCGTCGGGGCCGTGCCACACCTCGAGGGGGCCGAGGCGATCGCCCCGGACCTGTCGAACCTCGACGCGCTGTACGAGCGTGGCGTCCGCTCGGTGGGGCTCTGCTGGTCCAGGCCGAACGCGTTCGGGCACGGCGTCCCGCTCGTCCACGACGCCTCGCCGGACATGGGACCGGGGCTGACCGACGCCGGCGAGCGACTCGTGCGGGCCTGCGGGGAGCGCGGCGTCGTCGTCGACTGTGCGCACCTGAACGCCGCCGGGTTCGGCGACGTCGCCCGCGTCTCGGACGCGCCGCTGGTGGTGAGCCACGGCGCGGCCCACGCCGTCTCGCCGGCCGCGCGGAACCTCACCGACGACCAGCTCCGCGCGGTCGCCGACTCCGGCGGCGTCGTGGGGCTGACGTTCGCCGTCTCACAGCTCCGCCCGGACGGCGAGAACGACCCCGGGACGCCCCTCTCGGTGCTGGTCGACCACCTCGACCACGTCGTCGACGTGATGGGGCCGGAACACGTCGCGCTCGGCTCGGACCTGGACGGAACGACGGTTCCCGACACCGTCGGCGACGCGTCGGGTCTCCCGCGCGTCCTCGACGCCCTGCGCGACCGGGGGTGGTCCGAGCGAACCGTCGAGCGGGTGGCACACGGGAACTGGGCTCGCATCCTGCGCGAGACGCTGTAACGGCCGAACGGGACCGACGCCGACGCCGATACGGGGCGACGGGTCGCCGCACGCCCGACCGACAGCGGTGGCTTCTTGCCGGCGCCGCGCCCAGCCGACAACAGTCGTGGCGACCTCCTTCGACATGTTCGGGACGCTCGTCTCGGTCGAGCGCCCCGCCGACCCGGCCGCCGCCGTCGCCCGCGAGTTACGGGAGCGCGACGTGGCGGTGCCGGACGACTGGGAGGCCGCCTACCGCGAAGTCCACGTCGACGCCCCCGACGGGGCCGAGATCCCGCTCCCCGCCCACGTGAGCGCCGCGCTCGCCTCCCGCGGCGCGGACGCGCCGGCCAACGCCGCGCGCCGGGCCGTCGTCGCCGCCTTCGACCCGGAGGTCGCGACGCTGGAGGGCGCCGTCGCGGCCGTCCGGGCGGCCGGCGAGCGCGGCCCGGTCGGACTGCTGTCGAACTGCTCGGTCCCCGAACTCGTCGGCCGGACGCTGGTCCGCTCGGGGCTCTCGCGGGACGACTTCGACGCGATCGTCTCCAGCGTCGCCTGCGGGTGGCGCAAACCGGACGCGCGGGCGTTCGAGACGGTCGCGGACCGACTCGGCGAGCCCGTGGACTCGCTGGTCCACGTCGGCGACGACCCGGCCACGGACGGCGGCGTCCGCGCGGCCGGGGGGGCGTTCCTCGACGCGTCCGAGCGGCCGCTCCCCGAACTCGCGACCGCGTGGCGGGCGGGCGCGGAGGTGGACGGGTGCTGACCGCGGAGGTAGACGCGTGCTGACCGCCGCGGCAGTCCTCCTGGCTGCGGGGCTCGACGCCCTCCTGGCGGAGCCCCCGTCACGGGTGCACCCAGTCGCGCTGTTCGGCCGGCTCGTCTCACCCGTGGACCGGGGGTGGACCCGGCCGCGGCTCGCGGGCGTCGCCGCCGCGGCGTTGTTTCCCCTCCTCGCGGGGGGCGTCGCCTTCGGCGCCGTTCACCTGGCCGCCGGGGTCGAGCCCGTCGCGGGCGCCGTCCTCACGGGGGTGGTCCTGTTCTCGACGTCGAGCCTGCGGATGCTGCTCGCGGCCGCCCGGCGGACGGTCCGGGAGACGGAGTCGGACCTCGACGCGGCGCGGGAGTCGCTCCCCGCGCTCGCCGGACGGGACGCCGACGCGCTGTCCGCGGGACAGGTTCGCTCGGCG
Protein-coding regions in this window:
- the ftsZ gene encoding cell division protein FtsZ; translation: MQDIVQDALENAEAEKRQMSETGDDDDEFGEPRIVIVGAGGAGNNTINRLYNIGVEGAETVAINTDKQHLKMIEADTKILVGKSLTQGLGAGGDPSMGSRATEMAQGTIKEVLGDADLVFVTAGMGGGTGTGAAPVVSKIAKEQGAIVVGMVSTPFNVERARTVKAEEGLENLRNEADSIIVLDNNRLLDYVPNLPIGKAFSVMDQIIAETVKGISETITQPSLINLDYADMSTIMNQGGVAVMLVGETQDKNKTQEVVNDAMNHPLLDVDYRGASGGLVHITGGPDLTLKEAEGIADNITERLEASANVIWGARIQDEYKGKVRVMAIMTGVQSAQVLGPSTQKQADKSRASIEDPGSGDLDVGTNAASNGSSQAAWQSDGGREEREQHNGLDVIR
- a CDS encoding ribbon-helix-helix domain-containing protein, with protein sequence MERVTLRIPKQQIEEVEQMVETGEFPNRSEAIRSAVRDMLNEQTDGSGERTRRERSKRSWAKV
- a CDS encoding enoyl-CoA hydratase/isomerase family protein produces the protein MLSYDVADEAAWITLDRPEKRNALTVPDWRELVEQLERAEAEARVAVLTGTGEAFCAGDDVAALDAVETEADVGKLAACLSDAFFGIETLDVPVVAAVNGHAYGGGCELVAAADLAVTVEGARFALPETSIGAYPPYAMERAAETVGRKRLMELALTGEPIDADRAREWGLVNRVVSDGELKSAVEGLVASIAESPPTATRTAKRAAAAGLASAEERERIHDSFGTVLDDDECRAATRAFLED
- a CDS encoding M24 family metallopeptidase produces the protein MATKLPESEFDGRLTHVRGRLADTDADAATWFGATGIEYLTGFHHVQTERPVVLAVTDERVEITVPRLEVERVASNPRIDDAHHYFDYPGGAPVEVAAGMLEGMGVESVVSDADGAPGVMGYEGPALSEFVEVDSQSWTTRMRWEKTEAEVDLVRESAKWANLGHRYLAEYTEVGAHPATVSQRASTEASRAMLDALGDRYSVRVRGSGPVHAGYISGEETALPHGHTPNETLSEGDVLITGASANVDGYRSELERTMFVGDYTDEQEHYFELMLEAQTIAIDALGPGVPISDVDRAVWDYFEEQGVTDLARHHVGHNIGLDGHEPPYIDRGWGEYDHVDEGDALMAPGQIYTIEPGLYTDEAGYRHSDTIAVTETGTEWLTYFPRDVDSNVI
- a CDS encoding dipeptidase, which encodes MTGTPILDGHTDVLLDVHGSRSGDRSFSERSAEGHVDLARLREGNVAAAFFASFVPTPDGGAGGGSGDTGNGDVSEGGAVGRADETDDREPTKLPKRVDHDVARRETGRMLDLLDRWADGIDGFRLVGDAADLDACLAGDVVGAVPHLEGAEAIAPDLSNLDALYERGVRSVGLCWSRPNAFGHGVPLVHDASPDMGPGLTDAGERLVRACGERGVVVDCAHLNAAGFGDVARVSDAPLVVSHGAAHAVSPAARNLTDDQLRAVADSGGVVGLTFAVSQLRPDGENDPGTPLSVLVDHLDHVVDVMGPEHVALGSDLDGTTVPDTVGDASGLPRVLDALRDRGWSERTVERVAHGNWARILRETL
- a CDS encoding HAD family hydrolase, producing MATSFDMFGTLVSVERPADPAAAVARELRERDVAVPDDWEAAYREVHVDAPDGAEIPLPAHVSAALASRGADAPANAARRAVVAAFDPEVATLEGAVAAVRAAGERGPVGLLSNCSVPELVGRTLVRSGLSRDDFDAIVSSVACGWRKPDARAFETVADRLGEPVDSLVHVGDDPATDGGVRAAGGAFLDASERPLPELATAWRAGAEVDGC